Genomic segment of Drosophila takahashii strain IR98-3 E-12201 chromosome X, DtakHiC1v2, whole genome shotgun sequence:
TGGAACAATTTATAGGCAAAATGTTTCTATAAATAGAATGCTTATCGATAATAAGTGTTCAAAGTACGAAACTTAAGAGTGATCAATTTTATCTAAAGTGTAGATAAAGATTTACAAAAGAACtgcgaaaaaaggaaattaaaatatcaatatagtCAAGATTTTTATAGTTAAGATCTTTGATCTGCCCTCCTACAAAACCTGATGAATAATAGCCTCCCCTGAGATTAATTCGATATGATTGAGCAGTTTTATTTCAACCCAATGAAGAGCTGTGAAAAATGTCACGGCTGATCTACTCATCAGCGATTTAATGGTTACACTTAATCGCACACCTTCACTGCAAGTAGGAGAGTTTATGGAGACATTAAGCACGTAGTTCATTCTTTATTCGCGAGGCGAGAGGCAAAGGTTGATATTCAAATTCACCATATAGACAGGGAGTTAAgcaattgtaatttattttataaataaccaCCAGCACTGGCAATTTGTTGGGTGTATTAACTCGGTAATGATATCATGCCTACAATGGTATTATCAAATAATGCCATGTTTTGTACGAATTCAGGAAACTGTTGTTAAAATTTCTCGTCCACTAATGCTCCAAGTTGGAATTCCAGCAATTCTTATCATTTCCAGCTTGTTAGTCatagttatttaaatattaaatgcataaaattCCTAATCATTAAATCCTAATTCGTAATTTCAGAAAACCCGGCTATGAGGACAAGATCCAGTACACAATTGCGGaaaagaaggagaagaaggcGGCCAAGGCCCATgtgaactcagtattcttcaaGCAGCTGCGCCAGCTTTTGCGTGAGTTAATCTAGATCCCTAATCCTCAATATCCATATCCCTTATAAACCCCCCTATTTTCCCTTCCTTAGCCATCCTCATCCCGGGCTTCTGGAGCATCGAGACTGGCCTGCTCTTCCTGGTGGCAGCCGCACTGATCGGTCGCTCGGTGAGCGACATCTGGATGATCCAGAACGCGACTGTGGTGGAGAGCACCATCATACACATGAACCGCACCAAGTTCAAGTCGGCGCTGCTTAAATATCTGACAGCTCTGCCAGCGGTAAGTTACTAGATCTTAGAttctctgccgctgcgctgctAGCTTTCAATGTTCACGTACGCTGTCAAGCAGACAGCTTCTGCTTCTTAATTTAGCTAGCTTATAGCTTTAACTTTAAGTtagctttatataaataaataaataacataatGTTTCTTTTACAGATCTCTGTGGTGACCAACGTCCTCAAGTGGAGCTTGGGCGAGCTGAAGCTGAGGTTCCGCACCAACCTCACGCATCACCTGTACAGTCAGTACCTAAAGTGAGTCTGGTGATGCCTTGAATTCATCCTAATCATAGACTAACATCTCTTTTTCCCCTGCAGTGGCTACACCTACTACAAAATGTCCAATCTGGACAACAGGATAGCCAACGCCGACCAGCTGCTGACCACGGACATCGACAAGTTCTGCGAGAGCGCCACGGATCTGTACTCGAACATCAGCAAGCCCGTGCTGGACATCTTCATCTACGTCTACCGCCTGACCGTCAATCTGGGCGGCAAGACGCCCTCCATCCTGATGCTCTACCTGCTCTTCGCCGGCGTCTTCCTGACCCGCCTGCGCCGGCCCACCGGCCGCCTGACCGTCGAGGAGCAGAAGCTGGAGGGCGAGTTCCGCTACGTGAACAGCCGGCTGATCACCAACTCGGAGGAGGTGGCCTTCTACCAGGGCAACGTGCGCGAGAAGCTCACGCTGCTGGCCAGCTACTCCAAGCTGCGCTCGCACCTGCGCAAGTTCCTCGAGTTCCGCGTCAGCATGGGCATAATCGACAACATCATCGGGAAATGTTAGTGTTCTTACCCATATATAGTTACCTGTATTAATTGTTTCTAATCTGTAGATTTCGCCTCCATTGTGGGCTTCTATGCCGTCTCCATTCCCTTCTTCGCCGAGAACCATCCGCTGCTGTCCGGCGAGCAGAGCGGCCAGCGTCTGCAGGCCTACTACACCTACGGCCGGATGCTGGTCAAGCTGGCGGAGGCCATTGGACGCCTGGTGCTGGCCGGACGCGAGATGTCCCGCCTGGCGGGCTTCACGGCCCGCATGACGGAGCTGATCAAGGTGCTGGGCGACCTGAACAAGGGCACCTACGAGCGCACCATGATCAATGGCAACAACATCAGCCAGGAGACGGCTGGCAACTTCGGGCCCAACAAGGGCATCATGTGCTTCGAGGACAACATCATACGGTTCGAGAAGGTGCCGCTGGTGACGCCCAACGGCGATGTGCTGCTGCAGGAGCTCACCTTCGAGGTGAAGTCGGGCACTAATGTTCTGGTTTGCGGCCCCAATGGCTGCGGCAAGTCCTCGCTGTTCCGCATCCTCGGCGAGCTGTGGCCCACGTGGGGCGGCAAGGTGACGAAGCCGTCGCGCGGCAAGCTCTTCTACATACCGCAGAGGCCCTACATGACGCTGGGCACGCTGCGCGACCAGGTGGGATGGTTCCGTTCCTATAACTAGCTATAATTAATCCCCCAAATCTGTTTATCCACCAGATAATCTACCCCCACACGCGCGAGGACATGCGGCGGCTGGGCCAGAGCGACGAGGATCTCATGCACTACCTGGACATCGTGCAGCTGACCTATTTGGAGCAGCGCGAGAACGGCCTGGATGCCATCGAGGACTGGATCGATGTGCTGAGCGGCGGCGAGAAGCAGCGCATCGCCATGGCGCGGCTCTTCTACCATCGGCCGCAGTTCGCCATCCTGGACGAGTGCACCAGCGCCGTATCCGTTGACGTCGAGGGCAAGATGTACAGCTACTGCCGCGAGGTGGGCATCACGCTGTTCACCGTCTCGCACCGCAAGTCGCTGTGGGCGCACCACGACTACTACCTGCAGTTCGACGGCCGGGGCAGCTACGAGTTTGCGACCATCGACCAGGACAAGGACCACTTTGGCTCCTAAGTTCTATCGCCCGATGACCAGCTATCCAGATTCCCAGCTGTAAACTTCGGTGTTGGGCCAATCCCGcttcagctcctcctcctccattttGGTGCACTGTATATACCGAgatatgtatatattgcgAGCTGGAAGACCCTTCTTGCTTTCCTGTTTCAATTGTGATCGTTTCGTTTGTACGCTATTCCACACTCTATTCcgttttaatataattaccGCCCTCCGCTGGCACTTTAGATGTGTAAAAGACGTAAGCGTAAAGTAGTCGAGATGGCAGACCTTATAGCAAATAAATACCTTTACACCAACCGACCGCACAAGCCCCAAATCGCGCATAGAAAACATAGTACATATATAgtaatttgtaaactacactCGGCTTATTcaattgttttgtatttttggttgAACTGGAATTGGAACGGAAGCTTGCACGGCGACCATGGATTGCCTAATTACGAAATACGAAGTGCAAGACGCAAtaaatgtgtatatataaatattgaatgcaaaaaaatgataatttcTAAAGGATAGCTAAACCTATGGTCATTCCAAATCGATTCTAGGCCTTTCGCTTCGGCTTTTTGCTCTCCATCAAACTCATGATGGTCTTGCGCAGGTCCTCCGTCTCCTTTTGCTCCATCTCGAGGTGCTCGATCTGGTCCTTGCGCTCCTGCAGCTGCGTCTCTAAAACGGAGACGAGGTCCTCGGACTTCTTGCACGCCTCCCGCTGCTCCTCCAGCGCCTTGTGCGTCTTGGCCAGCTCCCGTTCGCGCTCCTCGATGGTGCGCAGCTTCTCCTTCATGTCCTGCTCGTAGGCCACCATCGACTTCTTGAGCTTGTCGATGCGAGAGGTCTGTAAGGAAAGTAAAGAGATGATCAGCACTTAAAGTAACCTTCTAAAAAGCTAATATATAATTACATTCTCCTTGTTGTGGGCCTCCAGCTTGGTCAGCTCCTCGCTCTTGGCGGCCAGGCTCGTGCGCAGCTCCTCGCACTCCTTCTGCAGCTCCGCGATCTCCGACTTCTTGACCAGCAGCCGCCGCTCGTTGGCCTGCAGGTGGACGGAGTTCTCGGACATCTGCTTCAGCAGGTTAGTCATGTTGCTCTTCAGCTCGACCGTCTGCTGCTTGAGATCCTTGCACTGCGTCTGCAGCCTAGTTGAGTGTATatataatgtttaatttaaagtataAAAACCCAACGAATCACTCACCGCTCCTGGCTGATGAGCAGCTCGAAGTTGGTGGCCTGGAAGCGCTCCAGTTCGGCGCTCTGAACGTGGGCGAGCTGCGTGCCGCTGACCAGCTGCTTTCCCGCCTGCTCCAGGCGCTGCTGCAGCCCCAGAACGGCGCCGTTGAGGCTGTCGATGCGATGGTTGTACAGCTCGATCACCTGGGAGACGGGCGCGGAGGCCAGTTCGTTGCGGCGCACGATGCCGCCGATGCTGTCGAGCAGGGCGTTCACCCGCTGCGCCGTTTCCTTGTCGGTGAAGGTGCGGTGGCCCTTGAGGATCGAGCCCAGGTTTCGCCACTGCTCGGCCTGATCGCTGCAGACTGCGGCCGGAGTGCCGCTGGG
This window contains:
- the Abcd3 gene encoding ATP-binding cassette sub-family D member 3, with product MAPALSKLANNQSAIVGVAGMTAALWIIAYGKMSNKKRKPGYEDKIQYTIAEKKEKKAAKAHVNSVFFKQLRQLLPILIPGFWSIETGLLFLVAAALIGRSVSDIWMIQNATVVESTIIHMNRTKFKSALLKYLTALPAISVVTNVLKWSLGELKLRFRTNLTHHLYSQYLNGYTYYKMSNLDNRIANADQLLTTDIDKFCESATDLYSNISKPVLDIFIYVYRLTVNLGGKTPSILMLYLLFAGVFLTRLRRPTGRLTVEEQKLEGEFRYVNSRLITNSEEVAFYQGNVREKLTLLASYSKLRSHLRKFLEFRVSMGIIDNIIGKYFASIVGFYAVSIPFFAENHPLLSGEQSGQRLQAYYTYGRMLVKLAEAIGRLVLAGREMSRLAGFTARMTELIKVLGDLNKGTYERTMINGNNISQETAGNFGPNKGIMCFEDNIIRFEKVPLVTPNGDVLLQELTFEVKSGTNVLVCGPNGCGKSSLFRILGELWPTWGGKVTKPSRGKLFYIPQRPYMTLGTLRDQIIYPHTREDMRRLGQSDEDLMHYLDIVQLTYLEQRENGLDAIEDWIDVLSGGEKQRIAMARLFYHRPQFAILDECTSAVSVDVEGKMYSYCREVGITLFTVSHRKSLWAHHDYYLQFDGRGSYEFATIDQDKDHFGS